In a single window of the Aridibaculum aurantiacum genome:
- a CDS encoding methyltransferase: protein MKLTTTAQNPLEWIAVKTGVAPEPVAVAHFGYLVSKFVLEAIDKGVFEAIGKRKVTANDIATACKLNTTAVEKLLRLFASMGLVITSPPHFALTAKAKKWLLKDSPSSLYWLLLFDQKVCFEWMNYASTFLETGKGLQYHDSFTTEQWFYYQKAMEAVAKNAAREITRRVPSFSAPTQMLDIGGSHGLYAAAFCKKYASLKATILDLPAAVEQAQHMDRDPQVSARLSYTAGNILHDEIGSNKYDFILLASVAHHFTEEENKLVAQKVQAALKPGGYFTIMEVVSPGQIKKNEDMLGAIGDIFFALSSTSGTWSKDDIQQWMKEAGLNVVKKSTFLFLPGYTAITGKKLA from the coding sequence GCACAAAATCCCCTGGAATGGATTGCAGTGAAAACAGGTGTGGCACCCGAACCGGTAGCAGTAGCACATTTTGGATACCTCGTAAGCAAGTTTGTACTGGAGGCGATTGATAAAGGTGTATTCGAAGCAATAGGCAAAAGAAAAGTAACAGCAAATGATATAGCAACCGCATGTAAGCTAAATACAACGGCTGTAGAAAAACTGCTCAGGCTTTTTGCTTCAATGGGTTTGGTAATAACAAGTCCTCCTCATTTTGCGCTTACTGCCAAAGCAAAAAAATGGTTGTTGAAAGACAGTCCTTCATCATTGTACTGGCTCCTGCTTTTCGACCAGAAAGTTTGTTTTGAATGGATGAACTATGCATCCACTTTTTTGGAAACAGGTAAAGGCCTTCAATACCACGACAGCTTCACCACAGAGCAATGGTTCTATTACCAAAAAGCAATGGAAGCAGTGGCAAAAAATGCAGCCAGGGAAATAACAAGGCGCGTTCCCTCCTTCTCTGCTCCTACACAAATGCTCGACATTGGCGGCTCGCATGGATTGTATGCAGCAGCATTCTGTAAAAAATATGCTTCACTGAAGGCTACCATACTAGACTTACCAGCCGCTGTAGAGCAGGCGCAGCATATGGATAGAGACCCGCAAGTTTCAGCGCGTTTATCTTATACAGCAGGAAATATTTTACACGATGAAATTGGCAGTAACAAATACGACTTCATACTGCTGGCAAGTGTAGCACATCATTTTACCGAAGAAGAAAATAAGCTGGTGGCGCAAAAGGTGCAGGCTGCACTAAAGCCAGGTGGATATTTTACAATAATGGAAGTAGTGTCGCCGGGACAGATAAAGAAGAATGAGGACATGCTTGGCGCCATCGGCGATATCTTTTTTGCCCTCAGCAGTACATCCGGCACATGGAGCAAAGATGATATTCAACAGTGGATGAAGGAGGCAGGGCTGAATGTAGTAAAGAAATCAACCTTCCTTTTTCTTCCAGGATATACAGCTATAACCGGCAAAAAATTGGCTTAA
- a CDS encoding M16 family metallopeptidase produces MTKIAWIILFACMCAGLQTEVFAQPATDKKLPVAPQVKIGKLANGLTYYIRKNAEPENRAELRLVVNAGSILENDNQRGLAHFVEHMAFNGTKNFQKQELVDFLEKSGVSFGADLNAYTSFDETVYELQVPTDSPAVFKKAMQILEDWAHNVSFDHKEIDKERGVVIEEWRLGLGAEERMREKYFPVILKGSKYADRLPIGTKQNLETFKYETLKQFYRDWYRPDLQAVIVVGDIDVDSTEQLIREHFSRIPKRTNAKPRTKFNVPAQKGTATAVITDPEQPYNIVQVFYKQQAIPEAQTEREYRATLVRSMFNQMMSNRLQELAQKPDAPFLFGNSSYSNFIADKDALVLFAVAKDGLSIPGATRALLQENERVRQHGFTATELARAKTAMLSNMETMYNERDKTKSAHLVQELIRNFLKKETIPGIEYEYQMYQRFVPGIELKEVNSLVAKWLKPDDRAVLVLAPDSEKKNLVKKEQLVALLNKPFGKLQPYKDVTVTGSILANAPMPGKITSRKEVKELGVTELTLSNGARVILKPTNFKNNEILISAISPGGISLYNDEVYLSAANASGIVQLGGLGNYDVMSLQKELTGKQAYVSPSISQYSEGLSGSAIPKDLETAFMLLNGYFTEPRKDSSMFQVMLQQLSSSLANKGKDPNAVFADSVNYILGNYHYRRQPLTLQRLQEIELEKAFTIYKERFADAGDFIFTFVGNFSVDSITPLVEKYIAGLPSKNINEQWKDVGIRYPSGNIQKVIRKGQESRSTVRIAFTGTSTYSDLEATQLSQLAKVLAIRLREELREEQGGVYGVNVNAALGRVPTSSYIISISFSTSPGNVDKLTAIVMQEIEKLKQEGASQTNIEKVIAEDVRSLQLQVKENSYWLYNLEQKYYHNEDPRGILQDPAMVKQLTVQRTKELANQYFDMKNMIKLVLAPEEK; encoded by the coding sequence ATGACAAAGATTGCGTGGATCATCCTGTTTGCATGTATGTGTGCAGGATTACAAACTGAAGTATTTGCCCAACCGGCTACGGATAAAAAACTACCCGTAGCGCCCCAGGTCAAGATCGGTAAGCTGGCAAATGGCCTTACCTACTACATCAGGAAAAATGCAGAGCCTGAGAACCGGGCTGAGCTGAGGCTGGTAGTAAATGCAGGTTCTATTTTGGAAAATGACAACCAGCGTGGGCTTGCACACTTTGTTGAGCACATGGCTTTCAATGGCACCAAGAATTTTCAGAAACAGGAGTTGGTGGATTTTTTAGAAAAAAGTGGTGTAAGCTTTGGCGCCGATTTGAATGCTTATACATCTTTTGATGAAACGGTGTACGAGCTTCAGGTTCCTACTGATAGCCCGGCAGTTTTCAAAAAAGCCATGCAGATACTGGAGGATTGGGCGCACAATGTATCGTTTGATCATAAAGAAATAGATAAAGAGCGGGGCGTTGTAATAGAAGAGTGGCGGCTAGGCTTAGGCGCTGAAGAAAGGATGCGGGAGAAATATTTTCCTGTTATCCTGAAAGGATCAAAATATGCCGATCGCTTACCAATTGGTACTAAGCAAAATCTTGAAACTTTCAAATATGAAACGCTCAAGCAGTTCTACCGCGATTGGTACAGGCCCGACCTCCAAGCTGTGATTGTTGTAGGAGATATAGATGTTGATTCTACTGAACAATTGATAAGGGAACATTTCTCGAGGATACCTAAAAGAACAAATGCAAAACCTCGCACCAAGTTCAATGTTCCTGCCCAGAAGGGTACAGCCACTGCTGTGATCACAGATCCTGAACAGCCTTACAATATTGTGCAGGTGTTCTATAAGCAACAGGCAATTCCGGAGGCGCAAACAGAGCGTGAATACCGGGCAACACTGGTACGCAGCATGTTCAACCAAATGATGAGCAACCGCCTGCAGGAGCTGGCGCAAAAACCAGATGCACCTTTCTTATTCGGAAACAGCAGCTATTCAAATTTCATAGCAGATAAAGATGCGCTTGTACTTTTTGCGGTAGCTAAAGATGGCCTATCCATTCCTGGTGCTACACGTGCACTTTTGCAAGAGAATGAAAGAGTTCGTCAACATGGTTTTACTGCAACAGAACTGGCCCGCGCAAAGACAGCCATGCTTAGCAACATGGAAACGATGTATAACGAGCGTGACAAAACCAAGTCGGCTCACCTGGTGCAGGAACTGATCAGGAATTTTTTGAAGAAGGAAACCATACCTGGCATTGAGTACGAGTATCAAATGTACCAGCGATTTGTTCCGGGTATAGAACTAAAAGAAGTGAATAGCCTGGTGGCAAAATGGCTAAAACCAGATGATCGTGCGGTGTTGGTACTAGCACCGGATTCAGAAAAGAAAAACCTGGTGAAGAAAGAGCAATTGGTTGCCCTACTAAACAAACCTTTCGGAAAACTACAACCATACAAAGATGTTACGGTTACAGGCTCCATACTGGCCAATGCACCTATGCCGGGTAAGATTACATCACGGAAAGAAGTAAAAGAGCTGGGAGTAACGGAACTTACTTTAAGCAACGGAGCTCGGGTAATATTGAAGCCAACAAACTTCAAAAACAACGAGATCCTGATTTCAGCTATCAGTCCTGGTGGCATATCATTGTACAATGATGAAGTTTATTTGTCCGCGGCAAATGCAAGTGGAATAGTACAACTTGGAGGTTTGGGGAATTATGATGTAATGAGTTTGCAGAAAGAGCTGACTGGGAAACAGGCTTATGTTTCTCCTTCCATTTCGCAGTACAGTGAAGGGCTGAGCGGAAGTGCAATTCCAAAAGACCTGGAGACAGCTTTCATGCTATTGAATGGATATTTTACCGAGCCGCGCAAAGACAGCAGTATGTTCCAGGTGATGCTCCAGCAGCTGTCATCGTCGCTTGCCAATAAAGGAAAAGATCCCAACGCTGTTTTTGCCGACTCTGTCAATTATATTCTTGGCAATTATCATTACCGCCGGCAGCCACTTACGCTGCAGCGTTTGCAGGAGATAGAACTGGAAAAGGCTTTCACCATTTACAAAGAACGTTTTGCAGATGCAGGAGATTTCATCTTTACGTTCGTTGGCAACTTTTCTGTAGATAGCATCACGCCTTTAGTAGAGAAATATATCGCTGGTCTACCATCGAAGAATATAAACGAACAGTGGAAAGATGTTGGTATTCGATACCCAAGTGGCAATATCCAGAAAGTGATCCGCAAAGGACAGGAAAGCAGGAGCACCGTACGAATTGCTTTTACAGGCACTTCTACTTATTCTGATCTAGAGGCTACACAACTTAGCCAGCTAGCGAAGGTGTTAGCCATTCGCCTACGGGAAGAGTTGCGTGAAGAGCAAGGAGGCGTTTATGGTGTAAATGTGAATGCAGCACTTGGGCGGGTTCCAACCAGCAGCTATATCATAAGCATATCATTCAGTACCTCTCCTGGCAATGTAGATAAGCTTACTGCTATTGTGATGCAGGAAATTGAAAAGCTGAAACAAGAAGGCGCTTCGCAAACAAACATAGAAAAAGTAATAGCAGAAGATGTACGCAGTCTTCAGTTGCAGGTAAAAGAGAACAGCTATTGGCTTTACAACCTGGAACAGAAGTATTACCACAATGAAGACCCGCGTGGAATATTACAAGATCCGGCCATGGTAAAACAACTAACCGTACAACGGACAAAAGAACTGGCGAACCAGTATTTTGATATGAAGAATATGATCAAGCTGGTTTTAGCACCGGAGGAAAAGTAG
- a CDS encoding alpha-amylase family glycosyl hydrolase, with amino-acid sequence MKKILLANLFACFCLLAISQEIAVYPTHWWPGMKNPNVQLMVHSEKIGDRLPMLKIAATGIRIADGITLKKIHRVENPNYVFLDLVIDKAAKPGKRVLNFGTGSAKTSIDFELKVRRTGKGVTYAQGVTSEDMIYMLMPDRFANGDESNDRLAGMRDQSLNRDSIFHRHGGDLQGLTANLDYLHDLGVTAIWPTPLIENDMPSRSEHGYAATNHYRIEPRFGGEKALHEFTSELHKRKMKFVQDIVYNHIGRYHHTFLDMPMKDWVNQWPQFTKTNHREQPVFDPYASKHDKNMTLNGWFEPMMPDLNHRNPYVANYIIQHCIFSIEEFGVDGFRIDTYKYNDLDFMNRCNQAVYDEYPKFTIFGEAWVGNVPAQAYFTENNINLPWKSNLHGAVDFQALFEGISPAMNEKDGWSNGVNKLYSTLSQDFLYKNPMNNVLILDNHDMTRWYSTVGEDINKMKTGIAWLMTCRGIPQFYYGTEIGMKGISNPDGWVRLDFKGGWKGDKENKFSEAGRNKEENEIFNWTRSLANFRKNSSAIKTGKMMQYLPQDGLYVYFRYDDKQTVMCVMNASEKEMTVDFSKYADGIKDFTKARSVTNDQEFSLKSTWPLGAKQIWVLELGK; translated from the coding sequence ATGAAAAAAATCTTATTGGCAAACTTGTTTGCCTGCTTCTGCTTACTTGCTATATCGCAAGAAATAGCTGTTTACCCTACACACTGGTGGCCCGGGATGAAAAATCCTAACGTCCAGCTGATGGTACATTCAGAAAAAATTGGTGATAGGTTGCCCATGCTAAAAATAGCTGCTACCGGCATCAGGATAGCTGATGGTATCACCCTGAAGAAAATCCACCGGGTAGAAAATCCGAATTATGTATTTCTTGACCTGGTAATAGATAAAGCCGCTAAGCCGGGAAAACGTGTCTTAAACTTCGGAACCGGCAGCGCCAAAACTTCAATTGATTTTGAACTAAAAGTGCGTCGCACAGGCAAAGGTGTTACTTATGCTCAAGGGGTAACATCTGAGGATATGATCTACATGCTGATGCCCGACCGTTTTGCTAATGGAGATGAGAGCAACGATCGTTTGGCAGGCATGCGCGACCAAAGCCTTAACCGCGATTCTATATTTCATAGACATGGCGGCGACCTACAGGGACTTACTGCCAATCTTGACTACCTGCACGATTTAGGTGTAACAGCAATCTGGCCAACTCCCTTGATAGAAAATGATATGCCTTCGCGTTCAGAACATGGATATGCTGCTACCAATCATTACCGAATAGAACCACGTTTTGGAGGAGAGAAGGCTTTGCATGAATTCACCAGTGAGCTGCATAAGCGCAAAATGAAGTTTGTGCAGGATATAGTGTACAACCACATAGGCAGGTACCATCATACATTTCTTGATATGCCTATGAAGGATTGGGTAAACCAGTGGCCGCAGTTTACCAAAACCAATCACCGCGAACAGCCAGTGTTCGATCCGTATGCTTCCAAACACGACAAAAACATGACCCTGAATGGTTGGTTCGAGCCAATGATGCCTGACCTTAACCACAGGAACCCTTATGTTGCAAACTACATCATCCAGCACTGTATTTTTAGTATAGAAGAGTTTGGTGTGGATGGTTTTAGAATAGATACCTACAAATACAACGACCTTGATTTTATGAATCGATGTAACCAGGCTGTTTATGATGAGTATCCAAAGTTTACCATTTTCGGCGAAGCATGGGTAGGTAACGTGCCTGCTCAAGCATACTTTACCGAAAACAACATCAACCTTCCTTGGAAGAGCAACCTGCATGGGGCAGTAGATTTCCAGGCACTATTTGAAGGTATTTCGCCTGCTATGAATGAGAAGGATGGATGGAGCAATGGCGTAAACAAACTGTATTCAACACTCAGCCAGGATTTCCTTTATAAGAACCCAATGAACAATGTGTTGATCCTGGATAACCATGATATGACGCGTTGGTATTCTACAGTAGGCGAGGACATAAATAAAATGAAAACAGGAATAGCCTGGTTGATGACCTGCCGTGGTATTCCTCAATTCTATTATGGTACTGAAATAGGAATGAAAGGAATTTCAAACCCTGATGGTTGGGTGCGCCTTGATTTCAAAGGTGGTTGGAAAGGCGATAAAGAAAATAAATTCTCAGAGGCAGGAAGAAATAAAGAGGAGAACGAGATCTTCAACTGGACCAGGAGCCTTGCCAATTTCAGGAAGAATTCATCTGCAATAAAAACGGGTAAGATGATGCAGTACCTGCCGCAAGATGGGCTGTATGTTTACTTCCGTTATGATGACAAACAAACCGTGATGTGCGTGATGAACGCCAGCGAAAAAGAGATGACAGTTGATTTCTCCAAGTATGCTGATGGAATAAAAGATTTCACCAAAGCAAGATCAGTAACCAACGACCAGGAGTTTTCACTTAAATCAACCTGGCCTTTAGGAGCTAAGCAAATATGGGTGCTCGAGTTGGGAAAGTAG
- a CDS encoding MFS transporter, which produces MALVHTDPNIPVIQGRRKKLSILQIFNMSFGFLGIQFGFALQNANVSRIFQTLGAKIDDIPILWIAAPITGLLVQPVIGYLSDRTWHPWWGRRRPFFFLGAVLSAFALFMMPNSTVLWMAAIMLWVLDASINISMEPFRAFVGDKLPSSQRTTGFAMQTFFIGVGAVVASLLPYFFTNVMKITNTAPEGVIPDSVKYSFYIGAAVFFLTVLWTVISTREYPPDDMAAWEQEKQETQGLVKGFTAISKGIFTMPKTMLQLAIVQFFTWLAFFSMWIYTTPGVAQNAYGTTDTTTKAFQDAGDWVGIMFMVYNGVSAITAFLLPMLAAKIGRRATHMTALIVGGIGLISMLFITDRFMLLIPMVGVGLAWASTLTMPYAILAGALPANKMGFYMGVFNFFIVIPQILAAAILGFFVRILFNNESIYALVVGGVSMVIAGLLNFLVKDADE; this is translated from the coding sequence ATGGCCCTTGTACACACTGACCCTAATATCCCTGTTATTCAAGGACGCAGGAAGAAATTGTCTATCCTGCAGATCTTCAACATGAGCTTCGGCTTCCTCGGAATCCAGTTTGGTTTCGCCTTGCAAAATGCAAACGTCAGCCGCATCTTTCAGACACTCGGAGCTAAAATAGATGATATACCCATTTTATGGATTGCAGCACCCATCACTGGTTTGCTGGTGCAACCAGTAATAGGTTACCTGAGCGACCGTACCTGGCACCCGTGGTGGGGCAGGAGACGCCCGTTCTTTTTCTTAGGAGCTGTTCTTTCTGCTTTTGCATTGTTTATGATGCCTAACTCTACGGTGCTGTGGATGGCAGCCATCATGCTGTGGGTGCTCGATGCTTCTATCAATATATCCATGGAGCCTTTCCGTGCGTTTGTTGGCGATAAACTTCCATCGAGCCAGCGGACAACAGGCTTTGCCATGCAAACATTCTTTATTGGTGTAGGTGCGGTAGTAGCCTCTTTGCTTCCGTACTTTTTTACCAACGTCATGAAGATAACTAATACTGCACCTGAAGGTGTGATACCTGATTCTGTGAAGTATTCGTTTTATATAGGTGCTGCTGTTTTCTTTCTTACTGTGCTTTGGACGGTTATTTCTACACGAGAATATCCACCTGATGATATGGCTGCTTGGGAGCAGGAAAAGCAGGAAACACAAGGATTGGTGAAAGGCTTTACAGCCATCAGCAAAGGCATTTTCACAATGCCGAAAACAATGCTTCAATTGGCTATAGTTCAATTTTTTACCTGGCTTGCCTTCTTTAGTATGTGGATTTACACCACACCCGGCGTTGCCCAAAATGCTTATGGAACTACTGATACTACTACCAAAGCCTTTCAGGATGCAGGTGACTGGGTAGGGATAATGTTCATGGTGTACAATGGGGTTTCTGCTATAACAGCTTTCTTGTTGCCAATGCTGGCTGCAAAGATTGGAAGACGTGCTACACACATGACTGCCCTTATAGTGGGAGGCATTGGCCTCATCTCCATGTTATTCATCACCGATAGATTCATGCTATTGATACCGATGGTTGGAGTTGGATTGGCATGGGCCAGTACACTTACTATGCCTTACGCAATACTAGCAGGCGCTTTACCTGCCAATAAAATGGGCTTCTACATGGGCGTGTTCAACTTCTTCATTGTGATCCCCCAGATACTGGCTGCGGCTATACTTGGCTTTTTTGTACGCATACTTTTCAACAACGAAAGCATTTATGCTTTGGTAGTAGGTGGTGTATCTATGGTTATAGCAGGCCTTCTCAACTTTTTAGTTAAAGACGCTGACGAATAA
- a CDS encoding glucose-1-phosphate adenylyltransferase: protein MLNISKSVIAVILGGGAGTRLHPLTQSRSKPAVPIAGKYRLVDIPISNCINSNIHRMFVLTQYNSASLNKHIKNTYHFSNFSTGFVDILAAEQTPDSSSWFQGTADAVRQSFKHIFTFSGEYVLILSGDQLYQMDFDEMVTAHAKSGADITLATIPVGKKEASDFGILKANEENWITTFTEKPKQDALEGWDSDTGEAMKSQGKVYLASMGIYIFNRQLLADLLLKNHPDDKDFGKEIIPKSIGNYKVFSYQYEGYWEDIGQISSFFEANLLLTDELPPFNLFDNNNIIYSRARMLPPAKISGTTMERTVLADGSILHAESINHAVIGIRSRIGHGTRIQSTYIMGNDYFETMDQMQENLRNGIPPVGIGERCHIEKAIVDKNCRIGNDVTIRGGTGLADQEHELYTIKDDIVVIKKNAIIPDGYVIQ from the coding sequence ATGCTCAATATTTCAAAATCTGTGATAGCAGTTATCCTGGGTGGAGGTGCTGGCACAAGGCTACATCCTTTAACGCAAAGCAGGAGTAAGCCTGCCGTTCCAATCGCAGGTAAATATCGACTGGTTGATATTCCAATCAGCAACTGTATCAATAGTAATATTCACCGCATGTTCGTACTTACACAGTACAACTCTGCGTCTTTGAATAAACATATCAAGAACACCTACCACTTTAGCAATTTCAGTACAGGTTTCGTAGATATTCTTGCTGCAGAACAAACACCTGACAGTTCCAGCTGGTTCCAGGGAACAGCAGATGCAGTAAGGCAATCGTTCAAACATATATTCACTTTCAGCGGTGAGTATGTGCTTATTCTAAGTGGCGACCAGCTTTACCAAATGGATTTTGATGAAATGGTAACAGCGCATGCTAAAAGTGGTGCAGATATAACATTGGCAACTATCCCTGTTGGGAAAAAGGAAGCCTCTGACTTTGGCATTCTCAAAGCCAATGAAGAAAACTGGATTACAACTTTTACTGAGAAGCCAAAGCAAGATGCTCTAGAAGGTTGGGATAGTGATACAGGCGAAGCAATGAAAAGCCAGGGTAAGGTTTATTTAGCTTCAATGGGTATCTATATTTTCAACAGGCAACTGCTGGCCGACCTGTTATTGAAGAACCATCCTGATGACAAGGATTTTGGTAAAGAGATCATACCAAAATCAATAGGTAATTACAAAGTTTTCAGCTACCAGTACGAAGGTTATTGGGAAGATATCGGGCAGATCTCATCTTTTTTCGAAGCCAATCTTTTATTGACAGATGAACTTCCTCCGTTTAATCTTTTTGATAATAACAATATCATCTACTCACGTGCACGTATGCTTCCTCCGGCAAAAATAAGTGGTACCACTATGGAGCGAACAGTACTTGCAGACGGTTCTATTCTGCACGCAGAAAGCATCAACCATGCAGTAATTGGTATTCGTTCACGTATCGGTCATGGCACACGGATCCAATCTACCTACATTATGGGTAATGACTATTTTGAAACGATGGACCAGATGCAGGAAAACCTGCGCAATGGAATTCCGCCTGTAGGCATAGGTGAAAGATGTCATATAGAAAAAGCCATCGTAGATAAGAATTGCCGTATAGGTAATGATGTAACCATAAGAGGAGGAACCGGTTTAGCTGACCAGGAACATGAACTTTATACCATTAAAGATGATATAGTGGTGATAAAGAAAAACGCCATTATACCGGATGGTTACGTGATCCAATAA
- a CDS encoding glycogen synthase, which translates to MEIIHISAECYPVAKAGGLGDVVGALPKYQQKLGHIAKVVMPMYRTKFLEQNEWEVDGTGSAYLGDWNFQYTIIREKTNKLGFNLYLVDIHGLLDREKIYGYDDDPQRFIAFQIAVLDWLKQWHHLPDIIHCHDYHAGFVPFMLKYCIGYRSLSNIRSVITIHNAQYQGWLGWDKSHFIPEWDPWKSGMLDWNDTINPLASAIKCADKITTVSWSYLEELRYSANGLENLFEYEKGKSVGILNGIDADVWDPATDSYITNRFSVAGVTRGKAANKKVLCKEYGLDSKLPLVVFIGRLVGEKAADILADSILAALYALQGNMCFLVLGSGDPHVEWQLTTITDRFADRYNVVIGYNEQLSHQMYAGADFLLMPSRVEPCGLNQMYAMRYGTVPVVRSTGGLRDTVIDMGDEGGYGIRFNHASVDDVRYSLERAAEVYADKKKMSAMRKTMMQVDNSWDRSAQQYMEVYESLL; encoded by the coding sequence ATGGAAATAATTCATATAAGCGCAGAGTGTTACCCGGTAGCTAAGGCAGGTGGTTTAGGCGATGTAGTTGGTGCTTTACCAAAGTACCAACAGAAGCTTGGGCATATAGCTAAAGTGGTGATGCCAATGTATAGAACAAAGTTCCTGGAACAGAATGAATGGGAGGTGGATGGAACAGGATCAGCATATTTAGGCGATTGGAATTTTCAATATACCATCATCAGGGAAAAGACAAATAAGCTTGGCTTTAACCTGTACCTGGTAGATATACATGGCTTATTAGACAGGGAAAAAATCTACGGGTACGATGATGACCCGCAACGCTTCATTGCGTTCCAGATTGCGGTATTGGATTGGTTAAAACAGTGGCATCATTTACCAGATATTATACATTGCCACGACTACCATGCAGGCTTTGTTCCTTTTATGTTGAAATACTGTATTGGCTACCGTTCCTTATCTAATATACGTTCTGTTATTACCATACATAATGCGCAATACCAGGGTTGGCTTGGTTGGGATAAGAGTCATTTCATTCCCGAGTGGGATCCATGGAAGTCAGGCATGCTCGATTGGAATGATACCATCAATCCTTTAGCTAGCGCTATTAAGTGTGCAGATAAAATAACAACCGTTAGCTGGAGTTACCTGGAAGAGTTGCGTTATTCAGCCAATGGCCTGGAGAACTTGTTTGAATACGAGAAAGGTAAAAGTGTAGGTATATTAAATGGTATAGATGCTGATGTTTGGGATCCTGCTACAGATAGCTATATCACCAACCGATTTTCAGTTGCAGGTGTTACACGCGGCAAAGCAGCTAATAAAAAAGTATTGTGTAAAGAATATGGTCTTGACAGCAAGCTGCCATTGGTGGTGTTTATAGGAAGATTAGTAGGAGAGAAAGCTGCTGATATTTTAGCCGACAGTATACTCGCTGCTCTGTATGCTTTGCAAGGCAATATGTGCTTCCTGGTACTAGGCAGTGGTGATCCTCATGTAGAATGGCAGCTGACTACGATCACCGATAGGTTTGCAGATAGGTACAATGTAGTGATTGGTTACAATGAGCAATTAAGTCACCAAATGTATGCTGGCGCAGACTTTTTGCTAATGCCGAGCAGAGTTGAACCGTGTGGATTGAACCAGATGTACGCTATGAGGTATGGTACAGTTCCTGTGGTGCGTAGTACCGGCGGACTGCGAGATACTGTTATTGATATGGGTGATGAAGGAGGGTATGGTATCAGGTTCAATCATGCATCCGTAGATGATGTTCGTTATTCTTTAGAAAGAGCAGCAGAAGTATATGCAGACAAAAAGAAAATGAGTGCAATGCGCAAGACCATGATGCAGGTAGACAATAGCTGGGACAGGAGCGCGCAACAGTATATGGAAGTATATGAATCGCTGCTGTAG